Proteins from a genomic interval of Nostoc sp. TCL240-02:
- a CDS encoding ABC transporter ATP-binding protein, which translates to MLRQSLTVFRYSGRAVSLVWTTNRSLTILLASLTLVAGLLPAAISYISKLIVDAVVVASQVNSQNNGFVNIYPSLFYVGLEAIAVILLAGGQRGILICQSLLRALLGQRVNVLILEKALTLDLRQFEDSEFYDKLTNARREASVRPLSLVNRTFGLVQNALSLFTYGILLINFSVWAVLMLVLAAIPVFIAETKFAGEGFRLFSWRAAETRQQHYLENLLAREDFVTEVKLYQLGEMLLGRYHNLFDQLYGEDRDLTVRRGVWGYLLSLVSTGAFYLAYAWIVLETVQSKISLGDMTMYLTVFRQGQSTFSNALTSIGGMYEDNLYLSNLYDFLEEEVPKSWGKATIGLNPQDGIRFENVSFTYPGSSKPALTNISLHLKPREKLAIVGENGSGKTTLIKLLTRLYTPDSGRIFLDGLDLQEWDVDVLRRRIGVIFQNFVRYQFTVGENIGVGDVEHLENKNRWKTAAEKGMAQSFIDQLPQSFQTQLGRWFKGGQELSGGQWQKIALSRAFMRSQADILVLDEPTSAIDAQAEFEIFNHFRAITQNQMVLLISHRFSTVRMADKILVIENGEVIEQGTHEELLQLKGRYAKLFLLQAAGYQ; encoded by the coding sequence ATCCTACGCCAATCCCTGACGGTTTTCCGCTACAGTGGACGGGCTGTAAGCTTGGTATGGACTACTAACCGATCGCTTACTATTCTTCTGGCGAGTTTGACTTTAGTGGCTGGTCTTTTACCGGCGGCGATATCTTACATCAGTAAGTTAATTGTTGATGCAGTGGTAGTTGCATCTCAAGTTAATTCACAAAATAATGGTTTTGTCAATATTTATCCTTCCCTATTTTATGTAGGATTAGAAGCGATCGCTGTAATTCTACTAGCAGGTGGTCAACGCGGAATCCTTATTTGTCAATCGTTATTGCGGGCGCTACTGGGTCAGCGAGTAAATGTACTTATCTTAGAAAAGGCGCTGACACTTGATCTTAGGCAGTTTGAAGACTCGGAATTTTATGACAAATTGACCAATGCGCGACGAGAAGCATCAGTTCGTCCCCTTTCCTTAGTAAACCGCACCTTTGGGTTAGTGCAAAATGCCCTTTCTCTGTTCACCTACGGTATTTTGCTAATAAATTTCTCAGTTTGGGCGGTGCTAATGCTGGTTTTGGCTGCCATACCTGTATTTATTGCCGAAACCAAATTTGCTGGAGAAGGCTTTCGCCTATTTAGTTGGCGGGCGGCAGAAACTCGTCAACAGCACTACTTAGAAAATCTACTAGCAAGAGAAGATTTTGTCACAGAAGTCAAACTCTACCAACTGGGAGAGATGCTGCTAGGGCGTTATCACAACCTGTTTGATCAACTCTATGGCGAAGACCGCGATTTGACTGTGCGGCGAGGAGTGTGGGGTTATCTCCTGAGTTTAGTTAGTACTGGTGCTTTTTACCTAGCTTATGCTTGGATTGTGCTGGAAACAGTGCAAAGTAAGATTTCTTTGGGAGATATGACAATGTATCTCACCGTTTTTCGCCAAGGACAATCAACTTTCTCCAATGCCCTCACGTCTATTGGAGGGATGTATGAAGACAACTTATATCTATCAAATCTCTATGATTTTCTAGAAGAAGAAGTACCAAAGTCTTGGGGTAAAGCAACCATTGGTTTAAATCCTCAAGATGGTATTCGTTTCGAGAACGTATCTTTTACTTATCCGGGAAGTTCTAAGCCAGCCTTGACAAACATTTCGCTACACTTGAAACCCAGAGAAAAACTGGCAATTGTAGGTGAAAATGGTTCTGGTAAGACTACCTTAATCAAACTACTTACTCGACTCTACACGCCAGACTCTGGGCGAATTTTCTTAGATGGCTTGGATTTACAAGAATGGGATGTAGATGTGCTGCGTCGTCGTATTGGTGTGATTTTTCAGAACTTTGTCCGCTACCAGTTTACTGTGGGAGAGAATATTGGTGTAGGTGATGTAGAACATCTCGAAAACAAAAACCGTTGGAAAACTGCTGCTGAAAAAGGCATGGCCCAATCTTTTATTGACCAATTACCCCAAAGCTTCCAGACTCAACTTGGTCGTTGGTTTAAGGGAGGACAGGAACTTTCTGGGGGACAGTGGCAGAAAATTGCTCTCTCTCGTGCTTTTATGCGATCGCAAGCAGATATCTTAGTATTGGATGAACCAACATCAGCAATCGATGCCCAAGCTGAATTTGAGATTTTCAATCATTTTCGTGCTATCACTCAAAATCAGATGGTACTTTTGATTTCCCATCGGTTCTCTACGGTACGAATGGCTGACAAAATTTTAGTTATAGAAAACGGCGAAGTTATAGAACAAGGAACTCACGAAGAATTGTTACAGCTAAAAGGACGTTATGCCAAGTTGTTTCTGTTACAAGCAGCCGGTTATCAGTAA
- a CDS encoding aldo/keto reductase: protein MQYRRFGKTNLHLSVFSLGTMRYLASFENAQQIIEQALALGINHLETARGYGKSEEYLGRALKVGLLIPRTKLYITTKISATADADTMRRCIDESLERLQLDYLDCLGVHGLNTWQHLEWVQAKNGCMQAVEEAVADGRVRHVGFSSHGSLELIQAAIETDFFEFVNLHYYYFFQRHAPAIQLAAEKDMGIFIISPADKGGKLYTPPQTLKDLCKPYSPLELNYRFLLADNRINTLSIGPANPDELIEPLRVADDDGKLKSAEISAFQRLENHQKFALGTDKCSQCYACLPCPENINIPEVLRLRNLAVAYDMKDYGQYRYGMFENAGHWFPGMKGNRCTECGDCLPRCPEKLDIPALLSDTHQKLSGKAGRRLWG from the coding sequence ATGCAATACCGACGCTTTGGGAAAACGAATCTGCACCTCTCAGTTTTCTCTCTAGGAACAATGCGCTACTTAGCTTCTTTTGAAAATGCTCAACAGATCATTGAACAAGCTTTAGCGCTAGGAATTAATCATCTAGAAACCGCCAGAGGTTATGGCAAAAGTGAGGAGTATCTTGGTAGGGCATTAAAAGTTGGGTTGTTAATACCCCGAACGAAGCTTTACATCACTACCAAAATCTCTGCCACAGCAGATGCTGACACCATGCGTCGGTGCATCGACGAATCCCTAGAACGATTACAGCTAGATTATTTAGATTGCTTAGGCGTTCATGGCTTGAACACTTGGCAACATTTGGAGTGGGTGCAAGCCAAAAATGGCTGTATGCAAGCCGTAGAGGAAGCTGTTGCTGATGGTCGAGTGCGACACGTGGGTTTTTCCAGCCACGGGTCATTAGAACTAATTCAGGCAGCTATCGAAACAGATTTTTTTGAGTTTGTCAATCTGCATTATTACTATTTTTTTCAACGGCACGCACCAGCAATTCAACTAGCTGCCGAAAAAGATATGGGCATTTTCATTATTTCCCCTGCTGACAAAGGGGGAAAGCTGTATACGCCACCCCAAACCCTAAAAGATTTGTGTAAGCCGTATTCCCCCTTAGAACTAAACTATCGTTTTTTACTTGCTGACAACCGTATTAATACTTTAAGTATAGGGCCAGCCAACCCAGATGAATTAATAGAACCTTTGCGAGTTGCTGACGATGATGGAAAGCTAAAATCAGCAGAAATTTCTGCTTTCCAGAGGTTAGAAAATCACCAAAAATTTGCTTTGGGAACTGATAAATGTAGCCAATGTTATGCTTGTTTGCCCTGTCCAGAAAATATCAATATTCCAGAGGTATTGCGGTTACGTAATCTGGCAGTGGCATACGACATGAAAGACTATGGACAATATCGTTACGGAATGTTTGAAAATGCTGGTCACTGGTTCCCTGGAATGAAAGGCAACCGATGTACAGAATGCGGTGACTGTTTACCTCGGTGTCCAGAAAAGTTAGATATTCCAGCTTTATTGTCAGATACTCACCAAAAATTAAGTGGGAAAGCAGGTCGGAGATTGTGGGGATAA
- a CDS encoding bifunctional nuclease family protein produces MIEMKVAGIALDAITRSPIVLLKDSSDRRALPIYIGQEQARAIMGALENQKPPRPLTHDLIVNLLETWNMTLEKVIIHSLQKDTFYAALIVQQGEVKKEIDARPSDAIAIALRTNTPIWVMEEVIADASIPVDRDADEAEQQAFREFISNLRPEDLIKRFGNGDS; encoded by the coding sequence ATGATTGAAATGAAAGTCGCTGGCATAGCATTAGATGCCATAACCCGTAGCCCGATCGTCCTTTTGAAAGATTCTTCAGATCGGCGGGCTTTGCCAATTTATATTGGTCAGGAACAGGCTAGGGCAATTATGGGCGCACTGGAGAATCAAAAGCCTCCCAGACCCTTAACCCACGACCTGATTGTGAATCTTCTAGAGACTTGGAATATGACTCTAGAAAAGGTGATCATTCATTCCCTGCAAAAGGATACATTTTATGCAGCTTTAATTGTCCAGCAAGGCGAGGTAAAAAAAGAAATTGACGCACGTCCTAGCGATGCGATCGCCATTGCTCTCCGTACAAATACCCCCATCTGGGTAATGGAAGAAGTGATTGCCGATGCTTCTATACCTGTTGACCGCGATGCAGATGAAGCCGAACAGCAAGCCTTCCGTGAATTTATTTCTAATCTCCGTCCTGAAGATTTGATCAAGCGCTTTGGTAATGGCGACAGCTAA
- a CDS encoding riboflavin synthase, with amino-acid sequence MFTGLIQALGTIEPLGGDSWQITCISHSGEVIMQDLAYGDSVAVDGVCLTVEKVLKDGFIATASPETLRRTTLGGEQTQQRYVNLEASLKVGSKVGGHFVMGHVDGIGRLLVAEQTASSWEMTFIASVAIARYIVPKGSIAVNGISLTVAAYDSELSQFKVAVIPLTYSETNLRYLVAGSLVNLEGDILGKYVEKFLYSGNQNTTAHHETSLDGITPAFLAEHGYL; translated from the coding sequence GTGTTTACAGGATTAATCCAAGCATTAGGAACGATAGAACCTTTGGGGGGCGATTCTTGGCAAATTACTTGTATAAGCCATTCTGGTGAAGTAATTATGCAGGATTTGGCTTATGGTGACAGTGTTGCAGTAGATGGCGTTTGCTTGACAGTGGAAAAAGTTTTAAAAGACGGGTTTATCGCCACAGCTTCGCCGGAAACGCTACGCCGCACGACGTTGGGAGGTGAGCAAACTCAACAGAGATATGTCAATTTAGAAGCGTCTCTAAAGGTTGGCAGCAAAGTTGGCGGTCATTTTGTGATGGGGCATGTAGATGGCATCGGTCGATTGCTAGTGGCAGAACAAACGGCTAGTTCTTGGGAAATGACCTTTATTGCTTCCGTTGCGATCGCACGATACATTGTCCCCAAAGGTAGCATAGCTGTCAACGGCATCAGTCTCACAGTAGCCGCTTATGACTCAGAACTCTCTCAGTTCAAGGTGGCGGTAATTCCCCTCACATATAGCGAGACAAATCTTCGCTATTTGGTTGCTGGGAGTTTGGTGAATTTAGAAGGGGATATTCTCGGCAAATACGTCGAAAAATTCCTTTACTCTGGCAACCAAAACACCACAGCCCATCATGAAACAAGTCTAGATGGCATTACACCCGCATTCTTAGCAGAACACGGGTATTTGTAA
- a CDS encoding M23 family metallopeptidase, translating into MTQRNNSAHHRLHLWQQGLTKKRFASTLPAQSLCWLSSVSLLSGGFVFAQTETQVDNIVPTVETSQPTVVPNLVKKQAVAPEAVQAQPEFSQRRARLKQRLRKPEVAQSKEPVRQSTPKIEAAEPVVIIRQKPKVETSQVTPARVRQEKPNTPVRYAPEKLPEVAQPSNNSNSSVSATPGKTKDYNNAYIDPNSYDSGATGTYQAPNSVILTERSSGCQAILPSGQSVLGGVCAKVPQKNVADSNGKVAPNWLRRSQNAQLPVVPTTRQAATTGNNSRWRAAQNGYSGDTKTAYRPNRFIPSPSEFSPTRVSATPIAPSGGTLPPPMADGNIAPRPSNVAYDFSLASVLPQIPYTGTVAYSGTGMMYPLSIPAPITSLFGWRVHPITGNQRFHAGTDLGAPTGTPVLAAAAGQVETANWLGGYGLTVILNHKSAEQTLYGHMSEILVKPGQWVQPGTVIGLVGSTGASTGPHLHFEVRHLTPNGWIATDPGVQLQSALSQLVRGLQTAQVSQEPGS; encoded by the coding sequence ATGACGCAGCGCAATAATTCTGCCCATCATCGTTTGCATTTATGGCAGCAAGGTCTAACAAAAAAACGTTTTGCCTCAACACTACCAGCTCAGAGCCTCTGTTGGCTGAGTAGCGTCAGCCTTCTCAGCGGCGGCTTTGTGTTTGCCCAAACGGAAACACAAGTAGATAACATCGTTCCCACTGTTGAAACTTCCCAGCCAACAGTAGTTCCAAATCTAGTTAAAAAACAGGCTGTTGCACCCGAAGCAGTTCAAGCGCAACCGGAATTTTCCCAACGGCGAGCCAGACTAAAACAGAGACTACGCAAGCCAGAGGTAGCTCAATCAAAAGAACCAGTTAGGCAGTCTACGCCCAAAATCGAAGCTGCTGAACCTGTTGTTATTATCAGACAAAAGCCCAAAGTAGAAACCTCCCAGGTTACTCCTGCAAGGGTGAGACAGGAAAAACCCAATACCCCTGTCCGCTATGCACCTGAAAAACTCCCAGAAGTTGCTCAACCATCGAATAACTCCAACAGTTCTGTTAGTGCAACGCCAGGTAAAACCAAGGATTATAATAACGCCTATATTGATCCTAATAGTTATGACAGTGGTGCCACAGGTACTTATCAAGCACCAAATTCTGTAATTCTCACAGAACGCTCTAGTGGTTGCCAAGCCATTTTGCCTTCAGGACAAAGCGTATTAGGCGGCGTTTGCGCCAAAGTACCCCAAAAGAATGTGGCTGATTCTAATGGTAAAGTAGCACCTAATTGGCTAAGAAGAAGTCAAAACGCCCAATTGCCAGTCGTTCCGACCACGCGGCAAGCTGCAACGACTGGCAACAACAGCAGATGGCGTGCGGCTCAAAATGGTTATAGTGGTGACACCAAGACCGCATATCGCCCAAATCGGTTTATCCCGAGTCCTAGCGAGTTCAGCCCCACAAGAGTGAGTGCAACTCCCATCGCACCCAGTGGCGGGACTTTACCGCCACCAATGGCAGATGGCAACATTGCACCCCGTCCCAGCAACGTAGCTTACGACTTCTCACTAGCATCAGTATTGCCGCAAATACCTTACACGGGTACAGTCGCCTATAGTGGTACGGGAATGATGTATCCCCTATCTATCCCCGCTCCTATTACTTCTTTGTTTGGTTGGCGAGTTCACCCAATCACAGGTAATCAACGCTTCCATGCTGGTACAGACTTAGGTGCGCCTACGGGAACACCAGTTTTAGCTGCTGCTGCTGGTCAAGTCGAAACTGCTAACTGGTTGGGCGGTTATGGTTTAACCGTTATTCTCAATCACAAATCGGCTGAACAAACTCTCTACGGTCACATGTCAGAAATCCTTGTTAAACCTGGTCAGTGGGTACAACCTGGAACTGTCATTGGGCTAGTTGGCAGCACTGGGGCATCCACAGGCCCTCACCTGCACTTTGAAGTCCGCCACCTAACACCGAACGGGTGGATTGCTACTGACCCAGGCGTGCAATTACAAAGCGCCCTCAGCCAGTTAGTGAGAGGCTTGCAAACTGCTCAGGTAAGCCAAGAACCAGGCAGCTAG
- a CDS encoding biotin--[acetyl-CoA-carboxylase] ligase: MGFNLQNLETALQAGRKYTYLPFSLHFFESVSSTNQTLWNLLHQGAISGTVVIATVQSAGRGQWGREWISPVGGLYVSVAISFDHKIEATDSYQLTFATAWGIASQLRHCGIDVGIKWPNDLVLNGRKLGGILTETKVNKGQITQAVIGVGINWINPVPETGINLESWQALQDFRPISCLEMLTSKVLLGIESGIECLQQEGVSILLSRYLDLLTNMGDRVYVNNLLGTVVGVTPQGNLRVDLETHDTKELITPEIYIQPGTISLGYHKSSV; this comes from the coding sequence GTGGGATTTAATCTGCAAAACTTAGAAACAGCCTTGCAAGCAGGGCGTAAGTATACATATTTACCATTTTCCCTTCACTTTTTTGAAAGCGTCTCCTCAACCAACCAAACCCTCTGGAACTTACTCCACCAAGGGGCTATTTCAGGAACAGTAGTCATCGCAACTGTTCAATCTGCTGGGCGAGGACAATGGGGACGTGAGTGGATTTCTCCAGTTGGGGGATTATATGTTTCCGTGGCGATTTCTTTCGACCACAAAATAGAGGCTACTGACAGCTACCAGCTAACCTTCGCTACTGCTTGGGGAATTGCCTCTCAATTGCGCCATTGTGGTATAGATGTTGGGATAAAATGGCCCAATGATTTAGTTTTAAATGGTCGCAAACTAGGCGGCATTTTGACAGAAACCAAAGTAAACAAAGGACAAATTACCCAAGCAGTGATTGGTGTTGGTATTAACTGGATAAATCCAGTCCCCGAAACTGGAATTAATCTGGAATCGTGGCAAGCTTTGCAAGATTTCAGACCAATCTCTTGTCTGGAAATGCTCACCTCTAAAGTCTTACTGGGAATAGAATCCGGTATAGAGTGCCTTCAGCAAGAAGGAGTAAGCATACTCTTGTCTCGCTATCTTGACTTGTTGACAAACATGGGCGATCGGGTGTACGTCAATAATCTTTTAGGTACTGTAGTTGGGGTGACACCTCAAGGAAATTTACGAGTTGATTTAGAAACACATGATACAAAGGAACTAATTACACCGGAAATTTATATTCAACCCGGTACAATCAGTTTGGGGTACCATAAATCTTCCGTTTAA
- the pgeF gene encoding peptidoglycan editing factor PgeF, whose amino-acid sequence MHTWHWRNWEGLPYLTCSILEHWHHGFFTQQFWPRSPQVITEVLQPEASVYRLKQVHGNTVLTPQEVESFLSTAEEDLASADGLMSEQPLQAVWVASADCTPVLIGDVKTGRVAALHAGWRGTAKKIVPLAIARLQSQGSKLDDLRIALGPAIAGEVYQVSIEVAAEIGASIIPDNEEKIIQALHELPNSPLLEDPNPGKVRLDVRRVNTLQLENIGISAEQIAIAPYCTFQTPEHFFSYRREQEKKVQWSGIVSSKTNS is encoded by the coding sequence ATGCACACTTGGCACTGGCGCAATTGGGAAGGACTGCCTTATTTAACTTGTAGTATTCTGGAACATTGGCATCACGGCTTCTTTACCCAGCAGTTTTGGCCGCGATCGCCACAAGTTATCACAGAAGTATTGCAACCAGAGGCATCAGTCTATCGCTTAAAGCAGGTTCATGGCAATACTGTTCTCACCCCCCAAGAAGTTGAAAGCTTCTTAAGCACTGCTGAGGAAGATTTAGCATCGGCGGATGGTTTAATGAGCGAGCAGCCTCTCCAAGCCGTTTGGGTAGCTAGTGCAGATTGTACACCCGTGCTGATTGGGGATGTGAAAACTGGACGGGTGGCAGCATTACACGCGGGTTGGCGGGGGACTGCGAAGAAGATTGTGCCCCTAGCGATCGCTAGATTACAATCTCAAGGCAGCAAACTCGATGATTTACGCATTGCGTTGGGCCCTGCGATCGCTGGTGAGGTTTACCAAGTCTCTATCGAAGTGGCTGCCGAAATTGGAGCTAGTATTATACCAGATAATGAGGAAAAAATCATTCAAGCATTGCATGAATTACCCAATTCACCCTTATTGGAAGATCCTAATCCCGGAAAAGTCAGGTTAGATGTGCGGCGAGTGAATACCTTACAACTGGAAAATATTGGGATTAGTGCAGAACAAATTGCGATCGCACCTTATTGTACTTTCCAAACTCCAGAGCATTTCTTTTCTTACCGCCGAGAGCAAGAAAAAAAAGTTCAGTGGTCAGGGATTGTTAGCAGTAAAACGAATTCCTAG
- a CDS encoding ester cyclase, with protein MSDIDKNKQIIQNFIQVVWNGRDLSALKDFWAEDCVNHAMSGTDNRGLNALLIYHDSFFDDFFSAFPDIQIEIVQQVAEGDRIATYITSQGTHSGVFYGILPTGKHISTSVIRIDRVQDGKITEHWSVSDAAGLMQQIQY; from the coding sequence ATGAGCGACATTGATAAAAACAAACAAATCATCCAGAACTTTATCCAAGTGGTTTGGAACGGTCGCGATCTCTCGGCATTGAAAGATTTCTGGGCAGAAGATTGTGTAAACCATGCGATGTCAGGAACAGACAATCGCGGTCTTAATGCGCTTCTGATCTATCATGATTCATTCTTTGATGATTTTTTCTCCGCTTTCCCCGACATCCAGATTGAGATCGTGCAGCAGGTGGCAGAAGGCGATCGAATTGCGACATACATCACTAGCCAAGGGACACACAGTGGCGTGTTCTACGGTATTCTGCCGACAGGCAAGCACATCTCGACATCGGTGATCCGAATCGATCGGGTTCAAGACGGAAAGATTACAGAGCATTGGTCGGTTTCCGACGCGGCAGGTCTGATGCAGCAAATTCAATATTGA
- a CDS encoding glycosyltransferase family 87 protein produces the protein MINFGFWNLIIVIVVALVLKNNWRLDDEDKAAWKNCLFLKSSAIQRLMQFLRQPVVNFIIQTVVALVLTRFLCYTGWLVYFLNQPNPPLWDFKWFYVASKLAHQYLSPFNVEIFNQSFCSLTKTCGFIPPFVYPPNIIPLIWFLGYFSSDTAFTIWIVMHILAIGLALWGANILLESKSPAFRTICIISSALIYGLVRDLQVGNLAIFVAVLILWMFILARKYQDILAGICLGIAVCKPTLAVLFILYFLLKRRFSLVFISVLTGTSLVFLGLALTGNSLTQYLPDTTRGFVLWLNDPSNSPYLSITRLDLMVVGPRLLPNNPLFAKLLSDFIVLILVGFVGWYWYLQQSLIAWSKEIYLAEMVLVSCLSIAINYSQQTSTVMLIPAVVFLLNDLLYQIRYCKYSMKRMSVWLAGVCFLAVQTAVIHGWLIGSLANHWNVKAGELPYLLKVTIFALPSYAILGITLSILVLAIGSVRQKQIV, from the coding sequence ATGATAAACTTTGGTTTTTGGAACCTAATTATAGTAATTGTAGTTGCATTGGTTCTCAAAAATAATTGGCGACTAGACGATGAGGATAAGGCAGCTTGGAAAAATTGTTTATTTCTAAAATCTTCTGCGATCCAACGCTTGATGCAATTTCTTCGTCAACCAGTTGTTAACTTTATCATCCAAACAGTTGTTGCATTAGTATTAACAAGATTTCTCTGCTATACAGGTTGGCTAGTTTATTTCCTAAATCAACCAAATCCACCTTTATGGGATTTTAAGTGGTTTTATGTAGCGAGTAAATTGGCTCATCAGTATTTGAGTCCTTTTAATGTTGAGATTTTTAACCAAAGTTTTTGTAGCCTAACTAAGACGTGTGGATTTATTCCACCATTTGTTTATCCACCTAATATTATTCCTCTTATCTGGTTTCTTGGTTATTTTTCGAGCGATACTGCATTTACAATCTGGATTGTGATGCACATATTAGCAATCGGCTTGGCCTTGTGGGGAGCAAATATCCTGCTAGAATCGAAGTCGCCAGCTTTCAGAACTATTTGCATAATCTCAAGTGCGTTAATTTATGGCTTAGTTCGCGATCTTCAAGTTGGTAATCTTGCTATTTTCGTTGCAGTTCTCATTTTATGGATGTTTATCTTAGCTAGAAAATATCAGGATATCCTAGCAGGAATTTGCTTGGGTATTGCCGTTTGCAAACCAACATTAGCTGTATTATTCATTCTGTATTTTCTACTAAAAAGACGGTTTTCTTTAGTTTTTATATCTGTTCTCACAGGAACTTCTCTAGTATTTTTAGGTTTAGCCTTGACGGGCAATTCTTTGACACAATACCTACCAGATACAACTCGTGGATTTGTACTCTGGCTTAACGATCCATCAAATAGTCCTTATCTTTCAATTACTCGCCTAGATTTGATGGTAGTGGGCCCAAGATTATTACCCAATAATCCATTATTTGCCAAGCTATTGTCAGACTTTATTGTCCTGATACTTGTTGGTTTTGTGGGTTGGTATTGGTATCTGCAACAATCTCTTATAGCCTGGTCAAAAGAAATATACTTAGCCGAAATGGTACTAGTTTCTTGCTTAAGTATTGCCATTAACTATTCACAGCAAACTAGTACTGTGATGTTGATACCTGCTGTTGTTTTTTTACTTAATGATTTGTTATATCAAATCAGGTATTGTAAATACTCTATGAAAAGAATGTCTGTTTGGTTAGCAGGAGTTTGTTTTTTAGCAGTGCAAACAGCAGTTATTCATGGCTGGCTCATTGGCTCTCTAGCAAACCACTGGAATGTGAAAGCAGGGGAATTACCCTACTTGCTGAAAGTAACTATCTTCGCCCTACCGAGTTATGCAATTCTCGGAATTACTCTGAGTATTTTAGTCTTAGCAATTGGTTCAGTGCGTCAAAAACAGATAGTCTAG
- the csaB gene encoding polysaccharide pyruvyl transferase CsaB — protein sequence MRALLSGYYGKGNGGDEALLATLLQMLPSHVTPVVLSGNPEETRDRYNVETFDRMAPLTVLQALRSSDALIWGGGSLIQDVTSTISPFYYGGMMALAQKMGLKTVAWAQGIGPLVRPQTRWLARQTFGNCTKVSVRDRASAALLSDWQIPCIIAPDPVWALESKPVPGLWDLPAPRVAVTLRSHPQLTETRLANLTRALVDFQKATQAFILLLPFQKSEDLSIAEAIQPHLKDVSQILCLEDPQLLKGVFRGVEMAIGMRLHSLIMAASEGCRCFALSYDPKVNRLMEDLEMPGWDLASLPDDPNLISLTWMEHYANGDPLSPDKIQYLVDRALMHRELLSQAFL from the coding sequence ATGCGGGCGTTATTGTCTGGGTATTACGGTAAAGGTAATGGTGGTGACGAGGCTTTGTTAGCAACGCTCTTGCAAATGTTACCATCTCACGTAACCCCTGTGGTACTTTCGGGAAATCCAGAGGAAACGCGCGATCGCTACAATGTAGAAACTTTCGATCGCATGGCCCCCTTAACTGTGCTGCAAGCTTTACGCTCAAGTGATGCCTTGATTTGGGGCGGCGGGAGTCTTATTCAAGATGTTACCAGCACTATTAGCCCCTTTTATTATGGGGGAATGATGGCATTGGCGCAGAAAATGGGTTTGAAAACTGTTGCTTGGGCGCAGGGTATTGGCCCGTTGGTGCGTCCGCAAACTCGTTGGTTAGCGCGGCAAACCTTTGGTAATTGTACCAAAGTTAGTGTCCGCGATCGCGCCAGTGCTGCTTTATTATCTGATTGGCAAATTCCTTGTATTATAGCTCCTGACCCGGTTTGGGCGTTGGAATCGAAACCAGTACCGGGACTTTGGGATTTACCTGCGCCGAGAGTTGCGGTAACGTTGCGATCGCATCCCCAGCTTACCGAAACCCGTCTGGCAAATTTAACCCGTGCTTTGGTTGACTTTCAAAAAGCTACGCAAGCTTTCATTTTACTACTGCCATTTCAAAAAAGTGAAGATTTAAGTATTGCCGAAGCTATTCAACCTCACCTTAAAGATGTCAGCCAGATTTTATGTCTGGAAGATCCACAACTTTTGAAAGGTGTATTTCGCGGCGTGGAAATGGCAATTGGGATGCGCCTACACAGCTTGATTATGGCTGCATCTGAAGGTTGTCGCTGCTTTGCTCTTAGTTATGATCCCAAGGTAAATCGTCTCATGGAAGACTTAGAAATGCCTGGGTGGGATTTGGCGAGTTTACCCGACGATCCCAATTTGATTAGTTTAACTTGGATGGAGCATTATGCTAATGGCGATCCGTTATCACCAGATAAAATCCAATATTTAGTAGATAGGGCATTAATGCACCGCGAGCTATTGAGTCAAGCTTTTCTTTGA
- a CDS encoding DUF2499 domain-containing protein, which produces MHTLSIPTWIIHISSVIEWIVAIWLIWTYGELTNNRNWWGLSFAMLPALVSAMCACTWHYFDNAESLEWLVTLQATMTLVGNFTLWAAAFLVWRSTKSSNTVEPEPIKLEQ; this is translated from the coding sequence ATGCACACCCTATCGATTCCCACCTGGATTATTCATATTTCTAGCGTTATAGAGTGGATTGTTGCCATTTGGTTAATCTGGACTTACGGCGAACTCACTAATAACCGCAATTGGTGGGGATTGTCCTTTGCTATGTTACCAGCTTTAGTTAGCGCTATGTGTGCTTGTACCTGGCATTATTTTGACAACGCTGAATCTCTGGAATGGCTGGTAACACTTCAAGCTACCATGACCTTAGTTGGTAATTTTACGCTTTGGGCAGCAGCGTTTTTGGTCTGGCGTTCTACCAAATCTTCTAACACTGTTGAACCAGAACCTATCAAATTAGAGCAATGA